The Hyalangium ruber genome has a window encoding:
- a CDS encoding type IV pilin protein, giving the protein MRLRLVALFAALAVGCATTPSTPPPPPPPPPLSPEAAAVFARAEAPGPGGALVVNLDAFEDLGLAGKGPTMDQLAGMASTVMAQLSVGEGSEARLFARGSVAGALLRQWAKWPGVRRIAFIVPTDRALRQGPEVLPNEVVGALAVDEGSPENPELLAGVASILRAVAQELGREGAEVRMALRGQDLCVEGSELGTPVCIRPKRGLLLFGTPTALTAFEALPPPTAPAATPGEAPLLVGLRVDLGAKGRGRLAFTGRDAVRLSLNVQGAAPKDIGMLDAIVKKSITDYDTHQAEVRQRVAAGLAEVQKAVAADATAPASLKQATSALTAERVVDEKGYWTQTRQSLQVSSTQDSFSLAFTVPEGSVKELADQLSGGGTPVAMMGILSAIAIPNFIKFQGRAKQSEVRANLKAAFTSQRVYFQEKDRWGRSFEEIGFSPEKGRLYTYCMGKQCLPCDKQGCQVAPPPHPCQGLTSVGQGAKDGFSVCAYANMDSDDTWDVWVIDQDGEPEQLSNDLE; this is encoded by the coding sequence ATGCGTCTGCGTCTCGTTGCCCTCTTCGCCGCCCTGGCGGTCGGCTGTGCCACCACGCCTTCCACGCCGCCGCCGCCCCCGCCTCCGCCTCCGCTGTCGCCCGAGGCCGCCGCCGTCTTCGCTCGCGCCGAGGCGCCCGGGCCCGGCGGTGCGCTGGTGGTGAACCTGGATGCCTTCGAGGACCTGGGGCTGGCCGGCAAGGGGCCGACGATGGATCAGCTCGCGGGCATGGCCTCCACCGTCATGGCCCAGCTGTCCGTGGGAGAGGGCTCCGAGGCGCGCCTCTTCGCTCGGGGCTCCGTGGCCGGAGCCCTGCTGCGCCAGTGGGCGAAGTGGCCGGGCGTGCGTCGCATCGCCTTCATCGTCCCCACCGATCGCGCTCTGCGCCAGGGTCCGGAGGTGCTCCCCAACGAGGTGGTGGGCGCGCTGGCCGTGGATGAGGGCTCGCCGGAGAACCCGGAGCTGCTGGCGGGCGTGGCCTCCATCCTCCGCGCCGTGGCTCAGGAGCTGGGGCGCGAGGGCGCCGAGGTGCGCATGGCCCTGCGCGGGCAGGACCTGTGTGTGGAGGGTTCGGAGCTGGGCACCCCCGTCTGCATCCGCCCGAAGCGAGGCCTGCTGCTGTTCGGCACGCCCACCGCGCTGACCGCCTTCGAGGCGCTGCCGCCCCCCACCGCTCCGGCCGCCACGCCCGGCGAGGCGCCGCTGCTGGTGGGCCTGCGCGTGGACCTGGGCGCCAAGGGCCGTGGCCGGCTGGCCTTCACCGGCCGGGATGCGGTGCGCCTGAGCCTGAACGTGCAGGGTGCCGCGCCGAAGGACATCGGCATGCTGGATGCGATCGTGAAGAAGTCCATCACCGACTACGACACCCATCAGGCCGAGGTGCGCCAGCGCGTTGCCGCCGGGCTGGCCGAGGTGCAGAAGGCCGTCGCCGCGGACGCCACCGCGCCAGCCTCGCTGAAGCAGGCCACGAGCGCCCTCACCGCCGAGCGAGTGGTGGACGAGAAGGGCTACTGGACCCAGACGCGCCAGTCGCTCCAGGTGTCCTCCACCCAGGACAGCTTCTCCCTGGCCTTCACGGTGCCCGAGGGCTCGGTGAAGGAGCTGGCCGACCAGCTCTCCGGTGGCGGCACTCCCGTGGCGATGATGGGCATCCTCTCCGCCATCGCCATCCCCAACTTCATCAAGTTCCAGGGCCGCGCCAAGCAGTCCGAGGTGCGGGCCAACCTCAAGGCGGCCTTCACCTCTCAGCGCGTCTACTTCCAGGAGAAGGACCGGTGGGGCCGTAGCTTCGAGGAGATCGGCTTCTCGCCGGAGAAGGGGCGCCTCTACACCTACTGCATGGGCAAGCAGTGCCTGCCCTGTGACAAGCAGGGGTGCCAGGTGGCCCCGCCGCCCCACCCGTGCCAGGGGCTGACCTCCGTGGGCCAGGGCGCCAAGGACGGCTTCTCCGTCTGCGCCTACGCCAACATGGACTCGGATGACACCTGGGACGTGTGGGTCATCGATCAGGACGGCGAGCCGGAGCAGTTGAGCAACGATCTGGAGTAG
- a CDS encoding GNAT family N-acetyltransferase → MLSLPLELGLTARRLEEKDTAALQALCDACADYHVLIYGEPAGPGEARNLLTELPPGRTLEDKFFFGLFTPRPRLCGALDLVRDCREPGEWYLGLLLLEPGVRGKGLGEGILRAAEGWARAQGAWRIRLACAEQNTSGRRFWERHGYREDKPFPPRRMGTRETVLVELVHALE, encoded by the coding sequence ATGCTCTCCCTGCCCCTGGAGCTGGGCCTGACGGCGCGCCGGCTCGAAGAGAAGGACACCGCGGCCCTGCAGGCGCTGTGTGACGCGTGCGCCGACTACCACGTCCTCATCTATGGTGAGCCCGCCGGGCCTGGAGAGGCGCGGAACCTGCTGACGGAGCTGCCTCCGGGCCGGACGCTGGAGGACAAGTTCTTCTTCGGCCTCTTCACGCCACGTCCGCGCCTGTGCGGCGCGCTGGACCTGGTGCGCGACTGCCGCGAGCCGGGAGAGTGGTACCTGGGGCTGTTGCTGCTCGAGCCGGGAGTGCGAGGCAAGGGCCTGGGCGAGGGCATCCTGCGCGCGGCGGAAGGCTGGGCGCGAGCCCAAGGCGCGTGGCGGATCCGCCTGGCGTGCGCGGAGCAGAACACCTCGGGGCGTCGCTTCTGGGAGCGCCACGGCTACCGCGAGGACAAGCCCTTCCCACCGAGGCGCATGGGCACGCGGGAGACGGTGCTGGTGGAGCTCGTCCACGCCCTGGAGTGA
- a CDS encoding AEC family transporter, which translates to MIQVISLLGVCLMLGALGRRSQRFPAQTAMVINSFVLAVALPALVLRAVHRLEFRPGLIAAAVSPWLIFLGAVLLCRLIGPRLGLGRASIAAIVLTAGLSNTAFVGLPMAEALLGREGLAVAVVVDQLGSFLVLATLATVFAVHTSSGGGALRPVTLLRKVVTFPPFVALVLALLLRPWTFPGWLDGLLERLGSTLTPLTLFSVGFQLQLGGMRERVGALALGLGYKLVLAPALVVLGLWALPAVTPLVREATVLQNAMAPMVSGAILAAEYELDPDLAALMVGLGIPLSFATAPLWLWLVR; encoded by the coding sequence ATGATTCAGGTCATCAGCTTGCTCGGGGTGTGTCTGATGCTCGGGGCGCTGGGGCGGCGCAGCCAGCGCTTCCCGGCGCAGACCGCCATGGTGATCAACTCCTTCGTTCTCGCCGTGGCCCTGCCCGCGCTCGTGCTCCGCGCGGTCCACCGGCTGGAGTTCCGTCCCGGGTTGATCGCCGCCGCCGTCTCGCCATGGCTCATCTTCCTGGGCGCCGTGCTCCTCTGTCGGCTCATCGGCCCTCGGCTGGGCCTGGGGCGCGCATCCATCGCCGCGATCGTGCTCACCGCGGGCCTGAGCAACACCGCCTTCGTCGGCCTGCCCATGGCCGAGGCTCTGCTTGGCCGCGAGGGGCTCGCCGTGGCCGTGGTGGTGGATCAGCTCGGCTCCTTCCTCGTGCTCGCCACGCTGGCCACCGTCTTCGCCGTACACACCTCCTCCGGTGGTGGCGCCCTGCGCCCGGTCACGCTCCTGCGCAAGGTGGTGACGTTTCCTCCCTTCGTGGCGCTCGTGCTCGCCCTGCTCCTGCGCCCCTGGACCTTCCCCGGTTGGCTGGATGGATTGCTGGAGCGGCTGGGCTCGACGCTCACGCCGCTCACGCTCTTCTCCGTGGGCTTTCAGCTCCAGCTGGGAGGCATGCGGGAGCGCGTGGGCGCGCTGGCCTTGGGGCTCGGCTACAAGCTCGTGCTGGCGCCCGCCCTGGTGGTGCTCGGGCTGTGGGCCTTGCCCGCTGTCACTCCGCTCGTTCGCGAGGCCACCGTGCTGCAGAACGCCATGGCCCCCATGGTCAGCGGCGCCATCCTCGCCGCCGAGTACGAGCTGGATCCGGACCTGGCGGCCCTCATGGTGGGGCTGGGCATTCCCCTGTCCTTCGCTACCGCGCCCCTGTGGCTGTGGTTGGTGCGCTGA
- a CDS encoding LysR family transcriptional regulator produces MPNWDDLRYFLAIAREGSLASAARTLRVDATTVGRRLAALEEELGTRLFDRMPAGFVPTAAGRNIRASVEEMESTALAVERKASGEDARLEGTVRITTTEAFAVRTLLPLFGPFRERHPGIEVQFLTDYGALDLARREADIAVRLTRPQEDTLVARKVGEIAIAPYAAERYLARRGLPDPATGFAGHELIGYADAAAKWPEARWMNEVATSARVAVRCNSLLSVVAAAGAGVGLGLMPCFMGDREPGLRRLMPPVASLRRDIWLVVHRDLQHNARVRAVLHFLAELIQRERSLIAGEGPPAPRVEPAPVAPAVATPRKAKGRAS; encoded by the coding sequence ATGCCGAACTGGGACGACCTGCGCTACTTCCTGGCCATCGCCCGTGAAGGCTCGCTCGCCTCCGCGGCTCGCACGCTGCGCGTGGACGCCACGACGGTGGGGCGGCGGCTGGCGGCCCTGGAGGAGGAGCTGGGCACCCGCCTCTTCGATCGGATGCCGGCGGGTTTCGTGCCCACCGCCGCCGGGCGCAACATCCGCGCCTCCGTGGAGGAGATGGAGTCCACCGCGCTCGCCGTGGAGCGCAAGGCCAGTGGCGAGGACGCGCGGCTGGAGGGCACCGTGCGCATCACCACCACCGAGGCCTTCGCCGTGCGCACGCTGCTGCCGCTGTTCGGGCCCTTCCGCGAGCGCCACCCCGGCATCGAGGTGCAGTTCCTCACCGACTATGGCGCCCTGGACCTGGCTCGGCGCGAGGCGGACATCGCCGTGCGTCTTACTCGCCCCCAGGAGGACACCCTGGTGGCTCGCAAGGTGGGGGAGATCGCCATCGCTCCGTATGCCGCCGAGCGGTATCTGGCGCGGCGCGGGCTGCCCGACCCGGCCACAGGTTTCGCGGGCCATGAGCTCATCGGCTACGCGGACGCGGCGGCCAAGTGGCCCGAGGCGCGGTGGATGAACGAGGTGGCGACGTCCGCCCGGGTGGCCGTGCGCTGCAACTCGCTGCTGTCGGTGGTGGCGGCCGCGGGCGCCGGCGTGGGGCTGGGGCTCATGCCCTGTTTCATGGGGGACAGAGAGCCCGGGCTGCGGCGGCTCATGCCGCCCGTGGCCTCGCTGCGCCGTGACATCTGGCTGGTAGTACACCGCGATTTGCAGCACAACGCGCGTGTGCGCGCCGTGCTCCACTTCCTGGCAGAGCTCATCCAGCGTGAGCGCTCCCTCATCGCGGGCGAGGGCCCTCCCGCTCCGAGGGTGGAGCCTGCTCCCGTGGCTCCTGCCGTGGCCACGCCTCGCAAGGCGAAGGGCCGGGCCTCATGA
- a CDS encoding ATP-grasp domain-containing protein → MGRTIAIINGEQYWHSYFPGDEVIYRRIQDCAWVLRDGELWCIDREAATRLDGVLWRVGAIRPQERYRTALEIIRLSGVPCVNPAEVLLRGFERLSMLAELRAAGLKTISFDVATGDDMARRLGRNFPLVVKAGNHHGGYGKARVQDNESWGDVADLLFAVEEYVTVEPYIDYRRDVRCLAVGDRYWAMEREGRGWKANVDTRKYRLIEPPEVLVQQTRAAMTHLRADTLALDFLEKEDGEFVALESNDTPGYSGFPDEVRAALANCLKQRLGAA, encoded by the coding sequence ATGGGACGCACCATCGCGATCATCAATGGCGAGCAGTACTGGCACAGCTACTTCCCGGGCGACGAAGTCATCTACCGCCGCATCCAGGACTGCGCCTGGGTGCTGCGCGACGGAGAGCTGTGGTGCATCGACCGCGAGGCGGCCACGCGGCTGGACGGAGTGCTCTGGCGCGTGGGCGCCATCCGGCCGCAGGAGCGTTACCGCACGGCGCTGGAGATCATCCGCCTGAGTGGGGTGCCGTGCGTGAACCCGGCGGAGGTGCTGCTGCGCGGCTTCGAGCGACTCTCCATGCTGGCGGAGCTGCGCGCGGCGGGCCTGAAGACCATCTCCTTCGATGTGGCCACGGGCGACGACATGGCGCGCCGGCTGGGGAGGAACTTCCCGCTGGTCGTGAAGGCGGGCAACCACCACGGCGGCTACGGCAAGGCGCGGGTGCAGGACAACGAATCCTGGGGAGACGTGGCGGACCTGCTCTTCGCGGTCGAGGAGTACGTCACGGTAGAGCCGTACATCGACTATCGGCGGGACGTGCGCTGCCTGGCGGTGGGTGACCGATACTGGGCGATGGAGCGAGAGGGGCGCGGGTGGAAGGCGAACGTGGATACGCGCAAGTACCGGCTCATCGAGCCGCCCGAGGTGCTCGTCCAGCAGACGCGCGCGGCGATGACCCACTTGCGCGCCGATACGCTGGCGCTCGACTTCCTGGAGAAGGAGGACGGCGAGTTCGTCGCGCTAGAGAGCAACGACACGCCCGGCTACTCCGGCTTTCCAGACGAGGTGCGCGCCGCCCTGGCGAACTGCCTGAAACAGCGGCTGGGCGCCGCCTAG
- a CDS encoding MDR family MFS transporter, which translates to MLRALMGPPSRTTLRTRLVEQVRATVGGLPGTYWLLWTGTLVNRLGAFVVPFLALYLTRERGFSEEQAGLVAALYGAGAVVSGPLGGTLADRFGRRTALALGLWLGSAGMIFLGFSREPMWIRVAAFTLGIVGEMYRPAVSAAIADVVPPQDRTRAFGLLYWVVNVGFSIALPLAGLVSRSGFLLLFLVDALTTFLYGCIVWFKFPETLPQRSASNSVLPSLAPFWDKTFLNFWLPTFLMALIFFQMNVALALDLGARGMSPAQFGLALSANGVLIVLVQPFVGRFVSHWRRSAVLAGAAVFTGVGFGLHVLSFNVPLAMMAVVVWTVGEILNAAVAPSVVTDLAPPALRGSYQGAFHMSWGLAACVAPVLGSQVLGRFGGITLWSGCLLVGLIAAAWHLLVADARRRHMEVLRTRHEGVSESVD; encoded by the coding sequence ATGCTGCGCGCCCTGATGGGCCCCCCCTCTCGAACGACGCTCCGCACCCGACTGGTGGAACAGGTGCGCGCCACCGTTGGCGGGCTGCCTGGGACGTACTGGCTCCTATGGACGGGCACGCTGGTGAACCGGCTGGGCGCCTTCGTGGTGCCCTTCCTGGCGCTCTACCTGACGCGGGAGCGCGGCTTCAGCGAGGAGCAGGCGGGCCTCGTCGCGGCGCTCTACGGTGCGGGGGCGGTGGTGTCTGGGCCGCTGGGAGGCACGCTGGCTGACCGGTTCGGGCGACGGACGGCGCTGGCGCTCGGCTTGTGGCTGGGCTCGGCGGGGATGATCTTCCTGGGCTTCTCCCGGGAGCCGATGTGGATCCGCGTGGCCGCCTTCACGCTGGGAATCGTGGGAGAGATGTACCGGCCGGCCGTCTCCGCGGCCATCGCGGACGTGGTGCCGCCCCAGGATCGAACGCGGGCCTTCGGGCTGCTCTACTGGGTGGTGAACGTGGGCTTCTCCATCGCGCTCCCCTTGGCGGGGCTGGTGTCCCGAAGCGGCTTCCTCCTCCTCTTCCTGGTGGATGCGCTCACCACCTTCCTCTACGGCTGCATCGTCTGGTTCAAGTTCCCGGAGACCCTCCCTCAGCGCTCCGCTTCGAACTCCGTGCTGCCCTCGCTGGCGCCCTTCTGGGACAAGACGTTCCTGAACTTCTGGCTGCCCACCTTCCTGATGGCCCTCATCTTCTTCCAGATGAACGTGGCGCTCGCCCTGGACCTGGGCGCGCGGGGCATGAGCCCGGCGCAGTTCGGGCTGGCCCTGTCCGCCAACGGCGTGCTCATCGTGCTGGTGCAGCCCTTCGTCGGGCGCTTCGTCTCCCATTGGCGCCGCTCCGCCGTGCTCGCCGGCGCCGCGGTCTTCACCGGCGTGGGCTTCGGGCTGCATGTGCTGTCGTTCAACGTGCCGCTGGCCATGATGGCCGTGGTGGTGTGGACGGTGGGAGAGATCCTCAACGCGGCGGTGGCCCCCTCGGTGGTGACGGACCTGGCGCCGCCGGCGCTGCGCGGTAGCTACCAGGGGGCGTTCCACATGAGCTGGGGGCTGGCCGCGTGCGTGGCGCCCGTACTGGGCAGCCAGGTACTGGGCCGCTTTGGAGGAATTACGCTCTGGAGCGGCTGCTTGCTGGTGGGCCTGATCGCAGCCGCCTGGCACCTGCTCGTCGCCGATGCACGGCGCCGCCACATGGAAGTGCTGAGGACGCGGCACGAGGGCGTGAGCGAGAGCGTGGACTGA